A single window of Colletotrichum destructivum chromosome 9, complete sequence DNA harbors:
- a CDS encoding Putative large ribosomal subunit protein mL58 translates to MEARTLTRPATALATLLRQQTASAVPRRGHKTFSRTKRSLNIPPHPDFLPSTTPAGGDTIIYNPPSAAPSVFHTPFKFLPPSDPRRRANLSSLFANSNSSAAASSQTSSSARPLPPALNVPSRGANPRYHLTRENVAEIRRLRAKDPDFWSVTALARKFDCSETFITICTPAPREHKERLQRKLEGVKSRWGAIRTKAREDRTRRKEMLFRGEL, encoded by the coding sequence ATGGAGGCCAGGACACTAACCAGACCGGCCACTGCGCTGGccaccctcctccgccagcagaCCGCCTCTGCCGTCCCCCGACGTGGCCACAAGACCTTCTCCCGCACGAAGCGCTCCCTCAACATCCCCCCGCACCCCGACTTCCTCCCCTCGACGActccggccggcggcgacacAATCATCTACAacccgccctcggccgcccccTCCGTCTTCCACACCCCCTTCAAGTTCCTCCCGCCCTCCGacccacgccgccgcgccaacctctcctccctcttcgccAACTCCAActcctccgcggcggcatcgtcacAAACGTCGTCCTCCGCGAGACCATTGCCCCCGGCCCTCAACGTCCCCTCCCGCGGCGCCAACCCGCGCTATCACCTCACCCGCGAAaacgtcgccgagatccgccgcctccgcgccAAGGACCCGGACTTCTGGAGcgtcaccgccctcgcccgcaaGTTCGACTGCTCCGAGACCTTCATCACCATCTGTACCCCCGCGCCCCGTGAGCACAAGGAGCGCCTCCAGCGCAAGCTCGAAGGCGTCAAGAGCCGCTGGGGTGCCATCCGCACCAAGGCCCGCGAGGACCGCACCCGCCGCAAGGAGATGCTCTTCCGCGGCGAGTTGTAA